One Gossypium raimondii isolate GPD5lz chromosome 3, ASM2569854v1, whole genome shotgun sequence genomic window carries:
- the LOC105794180 gene encoding transcription factor PRE6, producing MSGRRSRSKQSSVSSITDDQITDLVSKLQHLIPELRRRRFDKVSTSKVLQETCNYIRSLHREVEDLSDRLSQLLASTDSDSDQAAIIRSLLMQ from the exons atGTCAGGCAGAAGATCACGTTCCAAGCAGTCAAGTGTTTCTAGTATCACTGACGATCAGATCACCGATCTTGTTTCCAAGCTGCAACACCTTATCCCTGAACTTCGTCGAAGGCGATTCGACAAG GTATCAACTTCCAAGGTGTTACAGGAGACTTGCAACTATATCAGAAGCTTACATAGAGAAGTGGAGGACCTAAGCGACCGGTTATCCCAGCTATTAGCTTCCACAGACAGCGATAGCGACCAAGCAGCCATTATAAGGAGTTTACTTATGCAATAA